In Pseudomonas abieticivorans, the genomic window AGTGTATAGAGCAATTCCATCGCCTGGCGAGGTGTCAGGCCATCCACATCGGTGCGCGACAGCTCTTCGAGCACCGGGTGCGGCAGGCTGGCGAACAAATCGCTTTGATGGGGGACAGGGGCCTTGCCCGGTGCTGGAACCGGCATTTCGTGCGGCAGGCTGGTGGTTTCCAGGCGGCTCAAGTGCTCTTTAGCGCGCTGGATGACCACGTCAGGCACACCGGCCAATTGCGCCACGGCCAGGCCATAGCTTTGGCTGGCAGGCCCCGGCAATACATGGTGCAGGAACACGATGCGTTCCTTGTGCTCGGTGGCGCTCAAGTGCACGTTGGCCACCAGCGGTTGGGCCTCGGGCAGTACGGTCAGCTCGAAGTAGTGCGTGGCAAACAGCGTGTAGGCGCGCAGTTGCGCCAGGCGCTCGGCCGCCGCCCATGCCAGGGAGAGGCCATCGAAGGTGCTAGTGCCGCGGCCTACTTCGTCCATCAGCACCAGGCTGCGGTCGGTGGCGTTGTGCAGGATGTTGGCGGTTTCACTCATTTCGACCATGAAGGTCGAACGCCCGCCGGCCAGGTCGTCGCTGGAGCCGATGCGGGTGAAGATCCGGTCCACCAGCGATAGCTCGCAGCTTTTTGCCGGCACGAAGCTGCCGATATGGGCCATCAGCACGATCAGCGCGGTCTGGCGCATGTAGGTGGATTTACCGCCCATGTTCGGGCCGGTGATCACCAGCATGCGGGTACTGTCGTCCAGCGCCAGGTCGTTGGCGACGAACGGGGTGGTCAGCACTTGCTCCACCACTGGGTGGCGGCCTTGATCGATGCGCATGCACGGCTCTTCGACGAACACCGGGCAGTTGAGGTCCAGGGTCAGCGCGCGCTCGGCCAGGTTGCTCAGCACGTCCAGCTCGGCCAGGGCCGCGGCGGTGTCCTGCAGCGGGGCCAGGTGGCTGATCAGGTCCTCGAGCAGGGCTTCGTAAAGCAGTTTCTCGCGGGCCAGGGCACGGCTTTTGGCCGACAGCGCCTTGTCTTCGAACTCCTTGAGTTCGGGGGTGATGAAGCGCTCGGCACCCTTGAGGGTCTGGCGCCGCTGATAGTCGACCGGGGCCTGCTCGGCCTGTCTGCTCGGCAGTTCGATGAAGTAGCCGTGCACGCGGTTGTAGCCGACCTTCAGGTGCGAAAGGCCGGTGCGGGCCTTCTCCCGAGCCTCCAGGTCGATCAGGAACTGGCCGGCGTTTTCGCTCAGCGACAGCAACTCGTCCAGCTCGCTGTCGTAGCCGGTCTTCAGCACGCCGCCGTCACGAATGACCGCGGGTGGGTTGTCGATGATGGCCTTGCTCAGCAGGTCAGCAAGTTCCGGGTAAGTACCGGCGATGGTCGCCAGCAGCGCCAGGTGCGGCGCCTCGAGCTCGGACATGGCCACTTGCAGTTCCGGCAACGCGCCCAGGGCGTCGCGCAGGCGTGCCAGGTCGCGCGGGCGGGCGTTGCGCAGGCCGATCCGCGCGAGGATGCGCTCGATGTCGCCGATTTCCTTGAGCTGCGGTTGCAGGCTTTCGAAGCGGTAGCCGTCGAGCAGGCAACTGATCGAGCCTTGGCGTGCCTGCAGCACTTTCAGATCGCGCAGCGGGCGATTCAGCCAGCGCGTCAGCAGGCGGCTACCCATGGCGGTCTGGCAGCGGTCGATGACCGATTGCAGGGTGTTGTCGCGCCCGCCGGCCAGGTTCACGTCCAGCTCCAGGTTGCGGCGGGTGGCGCCGTCCAGCACCACGGTGTCGTCCAGGCGCTCGTGTTTCAGGCTGCGCAAGTGCGGCAGGGCAGTGCGCTGGGTTTCTTTGGCGTAGCCCAGCAAGCAACCTGCGGCGCCGATGGCCAGGGTCAGCTTCTCGCAGCCAAAGCCCTTGAGGTCCTGGGTGGAGAACTGCTGGCACAGGCTTTTGTGCGCGGTGTCGCGCTCGAAGTCCCACGGCGCACGGCGCCGCGCGCCGCGGCGTTTTTCCGCCGGCAAGCCTTGCGGCCAATCATCGGGGATCAGCAGCTCCACCGGGTTGATGCGCTCAAGCTCGGCCAGCAGGTTTTCCCAGCCTTTGATTTCCAGCACGCTGAAGTTGCCGCTGGTGATGTCCAGCACAGCCAGGCCGAACAGGCGTTCGTCACCCAGCACGGCAGCGATCAGGTTGTCGCGGCGCTCGTCCAGCAGCGCTTCGTCACTGACGGTGCCGGGGGTAATGATGCGCACCACCTGGCGTTCCACCGGCCCCTTGCTGGTGGCCGGGTCGCCGATCTGCTCGCAGATCACCACCGACTCGCCCAGCTTGACCAGCTTGGCCAGGTAACCCTCGGCGGCGTGGTAAGGGATGCCGCACATGGGGATCGACTGCCCCGCCGACTGCCCGCGCGCGGTC contains:
- the mutS gene encoding DNA mismatch repair protein MutS encodes the protein MSDLSSHTPMMQQYWRLKNQHPDQLMFYRMGDFYEIFYEDAKKAAKLLDITLTARGQSAGQSIPMCGIPYHAAEGYLAKLVKLGESVVICEQIGDPATSKGPVERQVVRIITPGTVSDEALLDERRDNLIAAVLGDERLFGLAVLDITSGNFSVLEIKGWENLLAELERINPVELLIPDDWPQGLPAEKRRGARRRAPWDFERDTAHKSLCQQFSTQDLKGFGCEKLTLAIGAAGCLLGYAKETQRTALPHLRSLKHERLDDTVVLDGATRRNLELDVNLAGGRDNTLQSVIDRCQTAMGSRLLTRWLNRPLRDLKVLQARQGSISCLLDGYRFESLQPQLKEIGDIERILARIGLRNARPRDLARLRDALGALPELQVAMSELEAPHLALLATIAGTYPELADLLSKAIIDNPPAVIRDGGVLKTGYDSELDELLSLSENAGQFLIDLEAREKARTGLSHLKVGYNRVHGYFIELPSRQAEQAPVDYQRRQTLKGAERFITPELKEFEDKALSAKSRALAREKLLYEALLEDLISHLAPLQDTAAALAELDVLSNLAERALTLDLNCPVFVEEPCMRIDQGRHPVVEQVLTTPFVANDLALDDSTRMLVITGPNMGGKSTYMRQTALIVLMAHIGSFVPAKSCELSLVDRIFTRIGSSDDLAGGRSTFMVEMSETANILHNATDRSLVLMDEVGRGTSTFDGLSLAWAAAERLAQLRAYTLFATHYFELTVLPEAQPLVANVHLSATEHKERIVFLHHVLPGPASQSYGLAVAQLAGVPDVVIQRAKEHLSRLETTSLPHEMPVPAPGKAPVPHQSDLFASLPHPVLEELSRTDVDGLTPRQAMELLYTLKTRI